In bacterium, the genomic stretch GTCCGATTATTAAGACATTTATGTATTAATTTGGTTTCACTGCCGTTCGTTCATGGTTAAATATCTTACATACCTGATAAAAGAGCATTGAAGATATTGATTTCGAGGAGAACTACCGGAATAAGACTCCCACCGACTGTCTATCAAAGTTCCCATTATATTACTCCCGCAGACAAACAGTTTTTTCAAACATCATTTCTCCGGATTTTTTGGGCATCTGTTCCTGATACCGGATATCATTGTTAATCCACATAGGTAACTAATAAAATTATATACCGAAAATGAAGGGAAATATTCATTCCAAACCGATGCCATTGTATTATATTCCAGAAAAAGCCAGATAAACTCCATTCGAACTGTCGTTTTCTTGCACCGGAAATAACTGATTCACATTTCATATACTTAGACCGGTCATTCACAGGAATTGATAGAGCTCGGATTTACGCGGATCGGATGAATTTATACGGATTTGTTAATTATATTCTTGATTATCGATAAAATTTTATAACAGTATAAATAATACGTTATAATTTATTGTGCTTCAGTGACTGCTAAATATCTTTACGAATATTCGGAATCAGGATAGTCAGCAGATATTGAATTTATCCTGACAATAATATTATACTGTTTGTCTGATGAAATATCTGCATGGAACGAGGAAACAATGGTCGATCTAACGACAACGTATAAAAAGAACCTCGTCATTTATTCGGTCGTTCTTATTCTATGCCTCATGATTGCCTTTGCTCTCTCAGGGCAGCATATGAATCTGATAATAGGCGCTGTGGTTGGTATCGGATTATTCATTTTTGGTTTTCTCAGTCCGATCATCGCATTATATCTGCTTATTCTCAGCATGCTTCTCTCGCCCGAATTTGGAACCAGGGATATTTCCGGCAAGGGATTTACTATCAGGTTCGAAGATTTCCTTCTCGTAATCATGGGATTTACATGGTTAGCCAAAAGCGCAGTCAAGAAGGATATCGGCCTGGCAGTTAAAACAAGGCTGAACCTGCCTATCTTGTTTTACCTGCTGGCATGCATCGTTGCCACGACTTTCGGAATAATCGCAGGAAATGTCAAATCTCCGCTGACAGGCTTCATGTTCGTAATGAAATACTTCGAATATTTTGTCATATATTTCCTCGTTATCAATAATATTCAATCAAAATCGGAAATAAGAAATCTTCTTGTCGCAATTTTCGTGACATACGTCATTGTAGTTATCGTCGGTCTGTCGCAGATTCCCCAGGGTGGCCGTGTCACCGCGCCATTCGAGGGAGAAGGAGGTGAGCCAAATACGCTCGGCGGATATCTGGTGATGATGTTCAGCCTGAATGTCATCCTCTTTTTCAATGTCAAGACAAGGCAATGGCGTATCGGGCTTTTTATTCTGGCCGCACTCAATTTTCTGTTACTTCTCCATACTCTCTCTCGCGCTTCCTGGCTGGCTTTTATTACAACATACACATTACTCATTTTCTTTTCCGAAAAAAGAAAAGTGTTTATTTTCTTTTTCATAATATCATTTTTATTAGCACCTTTTGTTCTCCCCAAGACGGTAGTAGACCGATTTTTATATACATTCGACATGAGTGCGCAGACAGAACTGCTGAATAAAGCAGCTCCGTATTTAAAATCACGTAATAAATCGGATTTATTGAAAAAAGCGGAGCGCTATTTAAAAACACACAAAGTACACGTTGACGGTTCAACTTTAACAGCACACGGGCTGACGGTTGACAGTTCCACTGCTGCCCGATTGCTTTCCATGAAAGGGGCGATAGAGGATTTTCCCAAACGTCCTGTGTTCGGGTATGGAGTTACAGGTTATGCTTTCATGGATGCCCAGTTTCCGAGGATTTTAATCGAAACCGGAATTTTCGGGCTCGTCACTTTTCTCTACCTGTTGTGGGTAGTAGGAACATCTCTTTTACGCATATGGAAGGAATACCGCGATGACCCGCTCTATAAAACACTCAGTGCGGGAACACTCTGTGCTTTCGGGGGATTGCTCGTTCACAGCATCGGAACAAATACATTCATTATCGTCCGCATCATGGAACCGTTCTGGTGTCTGATGGGACTTACTCTTGCCATACCCATGATCGAAAAAGATCATAAAACAAAAAAAATATGAGTCAGATTACCCGCCTTTCACCCTGCACCATCAGCGCCACATACATTAGCTCTTAATCCGTTCTATTTACAAAATCTGATAGAACGCGGATTTTCGCGGATTTATTTTTATATATCTTTTTTTTATATCAACGATTAATTGTCGGTAAAGAAAGTATCAATAATCTGAAACCTTTCTAAAAAGAAAAGATCATACCCGTATTGATCATCAGTCCCCTTATTCCCTGTTTGGAATATTGATCAGGGATAAAGGCCATTTACTGTTTTTCATAGAATTATTACCCTCGCCCCCGGTCCCTCTCCCGTAAACAGGAGAGGGAAGCAAAGCATTATATCAGGCATTCGAGCATGTTACCGATAATTAATTCAAAGGTTTCAATCTAGTATGTTTCTTTGAACCTTTGTGTCTTTGTGGGTAAATATTTTAATTAATAATCCGGGTTAATTATCAGCTCCGGGTTAAAAATTTCATGATTTCATTCAGAACTTGGAACAGATACGGTATATTCCCTGTTAAAAGTAAGAGTACATTGACGAATGTTATTCCGGTAATCCATAACCATCGATTTTTGCTGCTCCATACCCATACGATACCCAAAGAGGCTAGTATCACAAAAAATCCATCATATGGCGCCCGCAACCGTGGAGAACCCCAGATAACAACAGTTGTAAGGCCAAGAGCCATCAGAAGATAAAATACGAATGATAACTTCCCCAAAATTTCCCTGAATCCGGTTTTAACTCCAATAAGCGCGAAAATAGATACTATCCCCCATGGGATGTTATACCGTATGGGTATTTCGGAATTATACCATTGAAGATCATACGGATAAACGAGAAGCGCCAGTTTTGCCGGTATGAGTTTTACAAAATGCAACGTTTTTGTCGTCAGAAGGTTTACGTTTTTCCTGAATAAATACGTATCTTTCTCTCCCTCATCATGTATGGAATAGTATTCTTCCTGAATGCCTTTAAAATCATCGAAACCGAATCCCTTTTCGGGAACTATGACGGATCCGTAAAAGGCTACATTGACAAGCGAATCAAACGGAATGAACCGGTGAAACACAAGCGCGTTTCTTACCACCCACGGCGACATGACAACAAGGACAATTGAAAAATACAGAATAGCCTGTTTTTTCAGTTTTTCTCTTCTCAACAGCCACAATGCCATAAAAAAAGCGATCACCAGTCCATTCTGACGTGTCAATGAAGCAAGGCCCATTATCAAACCCGAAACAACACAGGAAAAAGGACTGTTGGAAGGTTTGCCGGTTACCAGAAAAAACAAAGATGCTGTCACCAGAAATATGAATAATGGTTCGGTTAAAATATTGAGGCTCCATAACATGTTCGGAATATAACATGCGATAAGTAATCCGGCGATAAGGGCATGTTTCCGGTCGATTAACCGTAAAGTTATCTGAAAAATCAGGAGACATACCATCGAGTTGAGGAGAACCTGAAAAGCTTGCGCAGCTCTTACATGAGGCCCTGAAATGGTAATAATTCCGGCAAGAAAGAGCGGATACAGCGGCATCCGCAGGGCAGTGGATTTGACGCCATCGTAACTGTATCCTTTACCGCTCGCAATGGATTGAGCTATGGACATGTAAACCGGCGAATCGCCCCTCTCCGGAATTGTTACATCGCTCAAAACCAGCAGCGCAAATCCGATAACAAGCGATAAAAAGAATATGGTGCAGGAATATTTGAGTGATGTATTATGTATCGGGGGTAACTGAACCATTTCTATCCTTATCGAAAAATTATCACGCTTTAAATGTGTAGCACCGATAGAACAATGTTAATTACATAATTAAATTTTACACGAGAAGTATCTACAATAGTAATTATTCTTATCAAATTACTTGTGGTACTCATGATAAGTTTTTAATGCCGTATGGTCAACGTTCGGCTTTTTCCCGGGGAATACGAAATGCGCGATACCCGTCCAGCATTCCTTTGAGCCCCTTTATCAATGGCATCAAGCTCAACATCCTCGCGGAATCCCGTACAAACTTCCCGATACGTATCGTAATCCAGCAAGGGAATACATACCACGGAAAATGTTTGAGGAACAGGAGTGCATGATTGTGAGCATACCAATAGATGTCGCTGTACGGGTCTCTGGTGCGGCATCCGCCGAGTGTTGCGCCGATGTGGGTCAGAAAAGCATGCGGAGTGTAACGGATTTTATAGCCGTTCTCCTTCAAAGTAAGGAAAACATCGGTTTCTTCAAGGAGAGCAGTCCCGCCGAACCTGTTATCGAAACCACCTGCCTCGACCAGGACATCCCTTCGGAACGACATGTTACAGCCATGTGCGGAATCAACAGTGAGAAACGAGTCGATAACAAATCCCCGTTTCACATCACCGGTCCAGAAATTGACCGAACCTATCTTTTTCACGGCGACAGGTTTCATCATGTACGGACGATTGTCAAACACTTTCCCCGCCGTCGCACCGACCCCGGCATTGATATAGGCGAGTACATGGCCCTCGATCAAGCCCTTTTCGGGAATGACATCATCATCTACAAACAGAATAATATCAGCGGTTGAAAGAGCGAGCGCCTCGTTTCGGCTGGCCGGAAGTCCCCTGCTTTCGGACATGTGATAGAGCAGCCTTTTTTCAGATGAGGACAGTTCACGGAGACGGGCAGATGGAGTATCGCTCTGGTCACTCACAATAATACGAAAATCCGGATAGTCCTGTTCCAGAAGCATCTGAACCGTAGCGACCACAATATCCTCACGGTTCATGGTCGGAACAATAACATCCACGGTCATGCGTTTCTTTTCGCTGTCAAGACGGTCGAGAATGTCCATGAAATCACTGCGTCCGGCAATTACACCGTTTCTGTATATGATCCGGAGCGGAAAAATTTCGAGATACGGTCTCAGCATTTCCGGATACTCACCGAACTGCTGTTCGTCGTAGGGTACAAGCTTTGTAAAGCGCTCACGGCAGTATAACGCCCCGGCTTCTTTCAGCGAATCTGTCCCGTAATCGTGACGGATATGTGATTCCGCATAGGATTTCCTGGTCGGGAATGTCTTGAAATCGTTGAGCTTCCTCCATTCTTCGAGATAGCTTCGCTCGACCATTTTTTCGGGAGAATCGAGCCCCCAGATATGGAAGGTTACCGGCGCCCAGAAATAAATACGTTTGTAATAAAATGGATAACGCAGTTCACGCATCCGTCCCGTCCGCGTATGATACAACAGGGGAGAATAGGTCACCAGCCAGTCTTCAGAAAAAACGAGGCGATCCCTGTTCTGATGAAGCAGGTCCCCGTCAAGCTGGACAAGAGGGATATAAACGGCATAAAAGCATTCCTGATTGAGCGAAAAAATAAAATCGCGTATTTTCTGAAACGTATCCTGCCCCTGGGTACGGCAAATGATATCGCCATCCCATCTGAGAATCCATGAGCACGTGGTGTTCCTGACCGCGTAATCGCGGGCTTCGCCAAAATCGGCTTTCGGATGTATTTCCAGAGTATGATCAAGGGACAGATCATCAGCCACACGCCTGATAATATTTACCGTTTCATCGGAAGAGCCATTGTCGATAAAGCTGAACTGTTCAACGAAGGGTGCAAGGGAACGGATAGTCGGCTCGATCCACTGAGCCTCGTCTTTAACAACCATATAAACACTGATACCTTTTTTCCTCTGGCCGGCTTTCTGAACAATGCCTGTCCGAGGCAGCCAGTAAAGGAGATCACCGGTTCTGTGACGAAGATCGATTGCATTCTTGACTTTTTGAAGCCAGGGAATATCTTCCATCCATTGAAAATCCATCTTTTATCCTCGATTACGGAAACAAATGACATCCTTGGAAGCGTGGTAAAAACACCGAATGGATTAATTCAAGCTGTCAAAGGTCGGCACGAAGTGCCGATTTACAAGCCCCTGACAGCAATAAAACAATACATTTCATTATCGGGCGTGTGAAAAAATAATTTTTTTCACCGCCCTCCTTGACAATGAACAGCACGATACCGATAAACAGGAGAGTTTTATTACTTCACCTATTATCGAATACATGTTCTGGGCGGATGATACTGACCGGAAAAGATACCCGCAGTCCCTGAAAAAATTGCTAACACTTACCGACACCACAATGTATAATATAAACGCTGAGTACATCCGTTTCTACGAAAATCATAATGCCCTCGTTGATTTTCTGATTCTCCATTAACTATGTTTTTTAAAATCACCCGGTGAAACCATAATGGTAATCGATGGAAAAAATAAAATCACATAAACAGTTCCTACAGGAAGATCAGTACGTATTCCCCTATCACTATGTTCCGCAGATAAAGCATGGATTCACACAAACATACAATCTCGAATGGGGATTCAACTATATATCGGTTATTGAATTTATTGTGGAACTTCTGAAAAATGAGAAATTTGACTCTCTTGCCGATGTCGGCACGGGGGACGGGAGACTTGTCGCGGAGCTTTCACAGGAATTTCCTCAAAAAGATATTATCGGTATCGACTATTCGGATCATGCGATTGCCCTTGCTCAGGCGCTGAACCCGTCATTACACTTTCAATGCGGCGATATAATGCACGATACACCAGTAAAATGCTATGACTGTATTACGCTCATTGAAGTTTTTGAACATATCCCTTTATCTTCTGCGCATGATTTCGCGCAATCGCTGAGCGCTCTCTCGGCTGAAAACGGATTTATCCTTATATCCGTTCCCCATAAAAACGTACAACTCATTCCAAAGCACTATCAACATTTCACTACCGAATCATTAATGAGCTATTTTGAACCATATTTTTTTGTCGAAGAAAAGTTTTTTCTCGAAAAACAGTCCGCAATATTATATCTGATCAGAAAAATGTTGACAAACAGGTTCTTCCTGCTCAATCATCAGCCGGCAAAGAACCTGCTCTATGCCATGTATAAATCGATGGTTTTCCGGGCAGAAGAAAAAAATTGCGGTAAACTTCTGCTAAAATTGAGGAAAAAAGCGAGAACAGGAAATTCGTAAGCTTCATGGTTTTAAATCGGGTTGTTCATACCATTCATCATACCGCGGATTTACACGGGTGGGGCGGATTTTCAGAGATTTATCTTTTTTAATCACACTGTACACCGAGATCAACAACACAGAATGATGACCAGAATATCGATATCAGATATCATACATAACAAAACATTCCGTCAGACAACATCCCTGTTTGGCTCCGGTATTTTTCTTTCCGTATTAAGCACAGTCACAACCCCGATAATTACCCGTACTCTCGGCCCGGTCGATTACGGGTTACTCATTTTCTTTTATACAATAACCAGTTTTATTCTCCAGTTTTTCAATTTCGGATATTTTTTTACTGTCGGAGTTCTGCTTGCAGAAACATCCTCGCAGGATGAACAGCGCCGTCTGATCGGATCATCCATGATCATAACACTTGTTATTGGCGCAAGTTACGCTTTCTTTCTGTTTCTGTTGAGTTTCGTGGTTGATCCGATATTTCATACATCCATAGGATCAATTCTGAAATTCGTCGCCCCTTTTCTTATTCTGAATCCTGTTATTACTCTCATTACGAACACAGGCAAGGGAACAAACCGGATCGACAGCATGGTGTACGGTTTATCGCTCCCGAAAGTTGTGCGGGCCCTGTTACTGGTAATTTTATGGATGACAGGTCATCTGACACTGTTTTCGATCATTATTCTCGAGGTGCTGTTATCGTTCATACCTGCAGCAATCGTATTCCTTATCTTCAAGCCGACGTTCTCTTCATTGAAGAATACCGTATCGATTATCATGAAAAAAAACAGGGAGGTCGGTTTCCACATGTACCTCGCCCTTATAGCCGGACAGACAACCTACGAATTGGACGGGATCATGATTCCGATTTTTGCGGATCCTGTTCAGCTCGGTTATTACCGTCTCGCCAACGCTTTTCCCTATATCATGAATAATTTTTCGACTTCTCTGGCAAGCTCGGAATTCCGCACCTACTCAAAAGAACCAAGAATTTCCCGGAAAACAATCCTTATCAATTATGGAATTCTCGGTATAGGTTCGCTCGGCACGATTATCATGGGCAAACTCATAATCCGCCTCGTTGCCGGCGCATCGTTCAATGTGCCTTTCGGTCTTGTTCTTCCCGTCGGTATCCTGGGATTTCTGCACGGCTCATATCAGCCCTATGCCCAGTTCCTTATTGCAAAAGGTAAAGGTAAGTGGATTCGCGATATCGGATTTATTTCAATGGCAGTCAATATCATCGGTAATTTTACACTGATACCGCTTTTCGGAGCAATAGGCGCCGCGTGGGCAAGCGTTCTGTCACGTGGAATCGGATGTCTTTCCAATATATACTTTTACCGCCGGATCGTTTCCTGATCTTCTCTGACTTTCAGCCCGACCTGATTATATGTTTTATGGAACGCGGATTTTCGCGGACTTGTTTTTATGTATTCTTAATAGGTACGAAATATAAATACTATAACGACAGTATAAATAATCTTTTAAATCTATTTATATCTTCGTGTCCTCGCGGTTAAAAAACCATGGTCAGAGCATCTCGTTTCTTTCAGCCCCGTTTATGCCCGGATAAAACGCTCGTATAATACTACGGTATTCCTCACTCTTTCAGATCAGGAAGCGTTGCCTTCCCGGGAGGGGAAACCATGTAAACACCGGCATGTTTACTACCGGGTTCCTTTGTCGTTCTGAGCTTTCGCACGAATGAAAACGGACGTATAGAACAGATTCCGTTCCCCCCTTTTGTACATATATAGAGATTGCCGGAAAATACGGCTTTCAATCCATGATAGCCGCCTGGTACATCGAATACAGCTTTTAGGGAATCCCGTGACAGTGTAATTGTCGGTTGTTGTTTCATTGATGCACCTTCACCGTACGACATCTCCACCATCGAAGGCGCCTCCTCATTCACATAGTGACCTTCGGGAGGAAGAATCGTGATTTCGAACCGCGATTTCCCCTCGCTAATACCCAATACCTCGGCAAGGGGAAACGTCGTAACGTCAAAATGTACCGTGTCCAGTACCCGCACAACATGGTTATTCGTATCGGCAACAAAGAGTCTTCCGCCGTCCACTGATACTCCGCCGGGCTCGTCAAAACGGGCGATGTCGCCGGGACCGTCCACCAAACCGTCATCATTGCCGCCTGCACGGGTTGTGATAGTATTCTCTATTAGATTAATCCATCTGATTCTATTGTTATACGTGTCGGCTATCCACAATCCGACGCTGTCCCGGACTACACCGAGCGGATGCTGTAAAAGCGCCCGACCGAGGTCGCCGTCACGGAATCCGAAATCGAACAAACCGGTTCCTACCAGTGTCGAAACGACTCCGTTCCGCATGGAAATCTTTCGGATCGAGCTGGTTTCGCTGTCCGCAAAAAAGATATCCTGTCCGTCCGTCGTTATCCCGCTCGGCTGGGCAAGCGCCGCTTCCCTGCGATTGCCGTCAAGGATGTTTTCACTGCCCGAGCCCGCATAAATCCCGATCTGCCCGGTCGCCGGATCGTACTCCCATATCTGGTGCGGACCGGCCATGGCTATATACAGTTTATCGTTGAGAAACACGATATCCCACGGCGAATTGAGACGGGCTTCCGTTCCTTTTCCACCCAGTGAGCCCCACGGAGCCTGTTTCCCATTGCCCGCAAGTGTTCGAACCGTGCGGGCGACGCTGTCGATCACCCTGAGCGCATGATTGTCAGTATCCGCCACAGAGAGCATATTACCCCGAAGCGCCATGCCATGGGGATTTGAAAATCCCGCCTCGCCGAATCCGCCGTCCCTGAGTTCCGCTTTTCCCGAACCGATAAAGTCGATTATATCACCTGTGTCGATATCGGCAACAACGATACGGTTGTGACCTGAATCCGCGATAAAGAGCCTGCCTCCTTTTCGATCGGCAAGCACCTTGCCGGGATAGAGGAGAAGCGAGCCGTCTTTTGCCTCGTTTTCATCCGATATCGGCAGCGGCTGAAGTGCCGGAGCATTAACTCCCCTCGCGGACAGCTCATGCCCGATAGCCCTGTCAAGCCTGTCGAAATTGCCCTCTCCGCTCACCTGCCCGACGATATATCCCTCGGAATTTATGAGTACGAGGGTCGGCCACGACTGCACGCCGAGTTTTTTCCACAGGACAAAATTTTTATCGTTCAGAACAGGATGATGAATAGAATACCGCCGCACGGCATCACGGATGTTCTGTGTATCCTTTTCACCCTCGAACTTGGCGGAATGAACGCCGATAACGATGAGCCGGTCGCCGTATTTCCGCTCGAGATTCACCAGATCGGGCAGAATGTGCATGCAGTTGATGCAGCAGTATGTCCAGAAATCAAGGAGCACTACCCTGCCCCGCAGCTCGCTCATGGAAAGCGGGCGTTCCGTATTTATCCACTCGGCGCCGGACGGGAAATCCGGTGCTTTCAACAGAGTCTGCCCCAAAGGCTTCTGAATGTTCATGGTTAGCGCTCCTGTGCATGTAATGACGATTACAAGCATGAATCGCATTACATCCGTATATGTTTTTACTATCATATTCCTCCCTGAAACAACGCCCGGCAACCGATGAGTCATGTCTTTTTACGAATAAAACTCCAGCCTATCATTCCGGCAAAGATAGCCCCCTGCACGAGCAGGCAGCCTGCCAGACCGAACCTGAACACAATCAGTGATGCAAACCAGAGCAGAATACTCAATACTCCAAGAAACTCCGATTTGTATTCATACTTTCCAAGCCTGTAAAAGAAAATAACGCTGGCAATCATGATCAACCAGGGAGTATAGGGCAACAATACTGACCTCCTCTCTGTTTTTTCATGTTCTTCGTGTCCGTTCATTTATAACTTTTCGAAAACGGCACGACAACCATATTTTATCAACGAGCATGTAAAACCTGGCCATCAAACCGGGATTATTCATGAAAATATTTTACCACGAAGACACAAATTTATATAATATATTATTTGACTATCTTTAGCAATTAATGAACGTTAACGTCCTAAAAGATATAAATAAAAAAATAAAATCCGCGAAAATCCGTGTTCTATTACATTTTGGAACAGATCGGGCTAAGATAATCTCTGGATATAGCCCCATTTATATATTATTCCATGTTCGAGAGGACAAACACCGACCCTGGCGATACCATCGACAAAGTCTCCAGCCTCACTAAATTGCGGTAAAATCCTGTAAGCACCCGTATTGTCGATAAAGCCCCACTCAAAAAGAATTTTGATACGGGCGATCGATTGTGAAAATGAAAACGCTTTTTCAAATTCCGGGTTGATTTTAACGGTCCCCGTTTTATCGATATATCCCCATTTGTCATGTATCTTTATCGCTGCCAGACCTTCGGAGAATGAAAGCACATCCTCGTAGTGCTGATCGATAACCGGTTCACCGGCTTCATTCACAAATCCCCAATAGTGATAATCGAAACTCCCATCGTTATGCTTTTTATCGACTGCCGCCAGACCTTCTGAAAAGTTATGGACGGAATCATACTGAGGTTTGATGACAATTTCACCTCTGGTATTGATAAATCCCCTTTTCCCATCACGTTCCACGATTGCGAAACCATGCGAAAAGTCCCAGACGTTGCTGAAATCATTCGTGAGATCAATTGCGGCTTTTCCGGTTCCGTCAATAAAACAATACCGGTTATCCGCTTTTACCAATCCCAGCCCTTCCTTAAAATCGCTCGTATATTCAAAATACTGTTTCGTTAAGGATTTCCCTGCTTTATTAATGAATACATATTTTTTGTTTATGGCGACACTCGCGCATCCCTCGAAAAAATCATGCGCCTCATCGAATACCGGTTTTATGGCAACATTCCCCGTTTTATCGATATACCCGTATTTTTCTCCGATTTTCACCCTGGCCATTCCCTCGGAAAAAGGATCGGCGCCCTGAAACTGAGGTTTGATGATTATTTTTCCGAACCTGTCGATATATCCATATTTATAATCAATTTCCACCGATGCCAGACCTTCGGAAAATGCCGATGCTGAAGGGAATTGCGGTTTGATAATGATGACTCCTCTCCTGTTCACATAACCATACTTACGAGTCTCTGCTACTAACGCCCGTTCTTCAGAGAAATCACCTGCCTCATCGAACGCCGGTTTAGCAATCCATTTCCAAGATTTTCGTTCGCCCTCCTCAAACAGTTTTGCGAAAGAGAGCAATGGACGTAATTTCGAGTGTGATTTAAATGCGCCGGATGCCAGAGGAAGCGGCCGCCTGAAAATTTTATAGGGATTATAAGAAGGTTTGTACTGTTTCGAGATCATCTTCGTGAGGATTACCAGAACAATAACCTGAATCAACGAACGCGCTATTATTCCTACTTCTTTGATTGAACCTGTTATCCAGAGGATAATACTGAAAAAAACGAGAAGAAATCCATATTTGACATGATAGTAATATCCTATAACATAAAAGACAACCGCAAAGAAAAAAAACAACGTAACTTCAAACATAGGATTCATGATAAGCCATTGCCTTTTCAGCACATATTATATTATCCGCAGCATTGATAGCTTTATATATATATTTTAATTATTTTAAGATATTTTGTCAACAGAATATTTTCTTCACTCTCTCTTATCCCATAATATGAAAACCGTGAACTTTTCTGCTTCCACAGGCAATGTTTATGAAAACGAAAAGCGTGTGTGTGACACAATAGCGAAAAAGGTCTTGACACATACGAATGCGTTGATTATTTTAATTAACCGGTTAGTTAAACCTATTGGTTAAGAAAGGAAATCTTTCGATAAATGAACGAACAGGGAACGAAAGAGAAAATCCTTAAAACCGCCGCCCTTCTTTTCGGCAAATACGGGAAGAACGGTGTCAGCACGACTGCCATTGCCCAGGCTGCAAAAGTAAATAAAGCCCTTATTTTTTATTACTACGGTTCCAAGGATGAATTATACCGGGCTGTTTTCAAAAATCTTATCAGCAGCTTCATCGATACAATACACTCCACAATGGCATCTTCGGAACCGGGACTACCGGCTCTCGAATCATTTATAAGGATTCACAGCTCTCTCATCAGCGAAAATCAGTATATATTGCGTTTACTTATCCGTGAATTAATGGTTCCTGTCGGAGACAAACCATCGCCTTTACTCATTGAAGCCGCTGAAATATTTAAAACCGTGCGCAATGATCTGGCAAACGCCCTTTCAAGCGCCAAAAACTCGAGACAGATACGGTCTGTTGATTCCTTTCAGACTATTATAAGCATCCTGAGTCTCGATATTTTCTTCTTTATCGGGAAACCGATTGCGCTCATGATATATCCGCAGATTGATGAACAAGAATTCGTGAAGAAACGTGTAGAGCACATCATAGACCTCATAATGAACGGTTTAAAAATTGATCAGGAGTAATACCCATGAACAAT encodes the following:
- a CDS encoding O-antigen ligase family protein, producing MVDLTTTYKKNLVIYSVVLILCLMIAFALSGQHMNLIIGAVVGIGLFIFGFLSPIIALYLLILSMLLSPEFGTRDISGKGFTIRFEDFLLVIMGFTWLAKSAVKKDIGLAVKTRLNLPILFYLLACIVATTFGIIAGNVKSPLTGFMFVMKYFEYFVIYFLVINNIQSKSEIRNLLVAIFVTYVIVVIVGLSQIPQGGRVTAPFEGEGGEPNTLGGYLVMMFSLNVILFFNVKTRQWRIGLFILAALNFLLLLHTLSRASWLAFITTYTLLIFFSEKRKVFIFFFIISFLLAPFVLPKTVVDRFLYTFDMSAQTELLNKAAPYLKSRNKSDLLKKAERYLKTHKVHVDGSTLTAHGLTVDSSTAARLLSMKGAIEDFPKRPVFGYGVTGYAFMDAQFPRILIETGIFGLVTFLYLLWVVGTSLLRIWKEYRDDPLYKTLSAGTLCAFGGLLVHSIGTNTFIIVRIMEPFWCLMGLTLAIPMIEKDHKTKKI
- a CDS encoding glycosyltransferase → MDFQWMEDIPWLQKVKNAIDLRHRTGDLLYWLPRTGIVQKAGQRKKGISVYMVVKDEAQWIEPTIRSLAPFVEQFSFIDNGSSDETVNIIRRVADDLSLDHTLEIHPKADFGEARDYAVRNTTCSWILRWDGDIICRTQGQDTFQKIRDFIFSLNQECFYAVYIPLVQLDGDLLHQNRDRLVFSEDWLVTYSPLLYHTRTGRMRELRYPFYYKRIYFWAPVTFHIWGLDSPEKMVERSYLEEWRKLNDFKTFPTRKSYAESHIRHDYGTDSLKEAGALYCRERFTKLVPYDEQQFGEYPEMLRPYLEIFPLRIIYRNGVIAGRSDFMDILDRLDSEKKRMTVDVIVPTMNREDIVVATVQMLLEQDYPDFRIIVSDQSDTPSARLRELSSSEKRLLYHMSESRGLPASRNEALALSTADIILFVDDDVIPEKGLIEGHVLAYINAGVGATAGKVFDNRPYMMKPVAVKKIGSVNFWTGDVKRGFVIDSFLTVDSAHGCNMSFRRDVLVEAGGFDNRFGGTALLEETDVFLTLKENGYKIRYTPHAFLTHIGATLGGCRTRDPYSDIYWYAHNHALLFLKHFPWYVFPCWITIRIGKFVRDSARMLSLMPLIKGLKGMLDGYRAFRIPREKAER
- a CDS encoding glycosyltransferase family 39 protein — protein: MVQLPPIHNTSLKYSCTIFFLSLVIGFALLVLSDVTIPERGDSPVYMSIAQSIASGKGYSYDGVKSTALRMPLYPLFLAGIITISGPHVRAAQAFQVLLNSMVCLLIFQITLRLIDRKHALIAGLLIACYIPNMLWSLNILTEPLFIFLVTASLFFLVTGKPSNSPFSCVVSGLIMGLASLTRQNGLVIAFFMALWLLRREKLKKQAILYFSIVLVVMSPWVVRNALVFHRFIPFDSLVNVAFYGSVIVPEKGFGFDDFKGIQEEYYSIHDEGEKDTYLFRKNVNLLTTKTLHFVKLIPAKLALLVYPYDLQWYNSEIPIRYNIPWGIVSIFALIGVKTGFREILGKLSFVFYLLMALGLTTVVIWGSPRLRAPYDGFFVILASLGIVWVWSSKNRWLWITGITFVNVLLLLTGNIPYLFQVLNEIMKFLTRS
- a CDS encoding methyltransferase domain-containing protein, whose translation is MEKIKSHKQFLQEDQYVFPYHYVPQIKHGFTQTYNLEWGFNYISVIEFIVELLKNEKFDSLADVGTGDGRLVAELSQEFPQKDIIGIDYSDHAIALAQALNPSLHFQCGDIMHDTPVKCYDCITLIEVFEHIPLSSAHDFAQSLSALSAENGFILISVPHKNVQLIPKHYQHFTTESLMSYFEPYFFVEEKFFLEKQSAILYLIRKMLTNRFFLLNHQPAKNLLYAMYKSMVFRAEEKNCGKLLLKLRKKARTGNS
- a CDS encoding oligosaccharide flippase family protein — its product is MMTRISISDIIHNKTFRQTTSLFGSGIFLSVLSTVTTPIITRTLGPVDYGLLIFFYTITSFILQFFNFGYFFTVGVLLAETSSQDEQRRLIGSSMIITLVIGASYAFFLFLLSFVVDPIFHTSIGSILKFVAPFLILNPVITLITNTGKGTNRIDSMVYGLSLPKVVRALLLVILWMTGHLTLFSIIILEVLLSFIPAAIVFLIFKPTFSSLKNTVSIIMKKNREVGFHMYLALIAGQTTYELDGIMIPIFADPVQLGYYRLANAFPYIMNNFSTSLASSEFRTYSKEPRISRKTILINYGILGIGSLGTIIMGKLIIRLVAGASFNVPFGLVLPVGILGFLHGSYQPYAQFLIAKGKGKWIRDIGFISMAVNIIGNFTLIPLFGAIGAAWASVLSRGIGCLSNIYFYRRIVS